A single window of Nicotiana sylvestris chromosome 5, ASM39365v2, whole genome shotgun sequence DNA harbors:
- the LOC104216233 gene encoding protein DOWNSTREAM OF FLC-like, protein MARLIAFFTLCLLSASVASATFTGNPFLVKGKAYCDTCRCGFETPATKYLAGAKVRIECRHRVIEASTYTVEGVTNSKGEYNILVNSDRGDDACDVILVKSPDRTCTKPNAGRDRSRVILTRNNGMISNTRFANAMGFLRDEPLSSCTQILQQYQLTDDQV, encoded by the exons ATGGCAAGATTGATAGCATTTTTCACTCTTTGTTTACTCTCTGCTTCAGTTGCTTCTGCCACTTTCACTGGCAACCCTTTCCTTGTCAAGGGTAAAGCTTATTGTGACACTTGCCGCTGTGGATTTGAGACCCCTGCCACCAAGTACCTCGCTG GCGCAAAGGTTAGAATTGAGTGTAGGCACAGGGTCATCGAGGCATCCACTTACACTGTTGAAGGTGTGACCAACTCTAAAGGAGAATACAATATCTTGGTTAACAGTGACCGTGGTGACGATGCCTGCGATGTCATCCTCGTTAAGAGCCCCGACCGCACCTGCACCAAGCCCAACGCTGGCCGTGATCGTTCACGTGTAATCCTCACCCGCAACAATGGCATGATTTCCAACACCCGTTTTGCCAATGCCATGGGTTTCCTCCGCGATGAGCCTCTTTCTAGCTGCACTCAGATCCTCCAGCAATACCAATTGACAGATGACCAAGTTTAA